One stretch of Brettanomyces nanus chromosome 4, complete sequence DNA includes these proteins:
- a CDS encoding uncharacterized protein (EggNog:ENOG41), with protein sequence MSKDTVSHLDDASNASAVEEDMAKAEYLVDAEGYKGILKDHPINNLSKPRIRLFCTCFIIYLCSTMNGFDGSLMTSINTMDEYIDYFNLSGSSASTGIIFSIYQIGQIVATIFIWLADYIGRVRTIFAGTLIVCVGAICSATCHEISVFIGSRFLLSFGCGLATAVCPMYLVEICPPEFRSTLCALYNSLYYIGSIICTWSIYGTSINYKGSASSFKIPLWLQLLCPGIVTVTVLFLAPESPRYLFLKGKPEKAREFFCKYHADGDDSHPLVEYEMSQIEESFLEVPKFSIKDYFDFPKLFSSRTRTYRSLLVIAWSWFGQFSGNAVVGYYITTIFLNLGIKNATTRLLLNGINSILGYVFATAGSLVVDRIGRRPMMLYSTSGFVLCFAVIAGTMAAYMNNNNLQAGRAGIAFIYIFNNVFFSFGYTPLQPLYPAEVLSSEMRARGMALFQLTQGVSSFVNTFSAPTAMANITYWYYVFYVFWDLIELVIIYFYFVETKQLTLEEIEALFKDPKPVKRSIEVAKERSAENKRRRKEDKELKALDNSAAATAAV encoded by the coding sequence ATGTCAAAAGACACTGTTTCGCATCTCGATGATGCAAGTAATGCCTCCGCTGTCGAGGAGGACATGGCCAAGGCTGAATACCTTGTTGATGCTGAAGGCTATAAAGGAATTCTTAAGGACCACCCCATCAACAACTTGTCTAAGCCCAGAATTCGTTTGTTCTGTACATGCTTTATCATTTATTTGTGCTCTACCATGAACGGATTCGATGGAAGTTTGATGACCTCCATTAACACTATGGATGAGTATATCGATTATTTCAATCtttctggttcttctgcCAGTACTGGTAtcattttctccatctATCAAATCGGTCAGATTGTTGCTACTATCTTCATTTGGCTCGCCGATTACATTGGACGTGTTAGGACTATCTTCGCCGGTACTTTGATTGTTTGTGTTGGTGCTATTTGCTCTGCTACTTGCCACGAAATTTCAGTCTTCATCGGCTCTCGATTCCTTTTGTCCTTTGGATGTGGTCTTGCAACGGCTGTGTGTCCAATGTACCTAGTTGAGATCTGCCCTCCTGAGTTCCGTAGTACTTTGTGTGCTCTCTACAACTCTCTATACTATATTGGATCCATTATTTGTACGTGGTCTATCTACGGCACTTCCATCAACTATAAGGGAAGCGCATCGAGTTTTAAGATCCCATTATGGTTACAGTTGCTTTGCCCTGGTATCGTCACAGTGACCGTCCTATTTTTGGCCCCTGAATCTCCAAGATATCTCTTCCTCAAGGGTAAACCAGAAAAGGCCCGTGAATTCTTTTGCAAGTATCATGCcgatggtgatgattcTCATCCTTTAGTTGAGTATGAAATGTCGCAGATCGAAGAATCCTTCTTGGAGGTTCCTAAATTTAGTATCAAAGATTACTTTGACTTCCCTAAGCTTTTCAGCTCCAGGACAAGAACATACAGAAGTTTGTTGGTTATTGCATGGTCTTGGTTTGGACAGTTCTCAGGTAATGCTGTGGTGGGTTACTATATCACAAccattttcttgaatcttgGTATCAAGAATGCAACTACCCGTTTACTTTTGAATGGTATCAACTCCATCTTGGGTTATGTTTTTGCTACTGCCGGTTCTCTTGTTGTTGACCGTATTGGTAGACGTCCAATGATGTTATATTCCACAAGTGGTTTCGTTCTTTGCTTTGCTGTTATTGCCGGTACCATGGCTGCATACATGAACAACAATAATTTGCAGGCTGGTAGAGCTGGTATTGCCTTCATCTACATTTTCAACAATGTGTTCTTCTCGTTTGGTTATACCCCTCTTCAACCTTTGTACCCTGCTGAGGTGTTGAGTAGTGAGATGAGAGCTAGAGGTATGGCTTTATTCCAGTTGACTCAAGGTGTCTCCTCGTTTGTCAACACATTCTCTGCTCCAACTGCCATGGCAAATATCACATACTGGTACTACGTTTTCTACGTCTTCTGGGATCTTATCGAACTTGTTATCATTTACTTCTACTTCGTTGAGACTAAACAGTTGACTTTGGAGGAGATTGAAGCTCTTTTCAAGGATCCTAAACCTGTTAAGAGAAGTATCGAGGTTGCCAAAGAACGTTCTGCAGAAaataagagaagaagaaaggaagatAAGGAACTAAAGGCCCTTGATAATTCTGCTGCAGCTACGGCCGCCGTCTAA
- a CDS encoding uncharacterized protein (CAZy:GT2_Glycos_transf~BUSCO:EOG09343XZ6): MDLRNLISRNDDEDAATKLRMEKDNAADTTLLPKVAITSDSMKTKLQPKLSIHNLMNNDEASKKPAKPELASIVTNKNDLPRVPGAEIKKRSSITTITNEEDVDMEGHKTPNVARRQSSSTSVTPGGSVDLVEVKKEKERMYLDGEAKRKSKPKRSFTIEEEIQNLKKLQEKEAEEKVHYKPRRYSEKPSWAKDYIPKLFKGLHHSMLSLSNPTRLTVPSITGSIPRNDFNKLVTEWIWANIQGVKQDFVDIPHMESFLELELKVGTIWDKVKDRRLQLPVNSECIVAQEFIHQDCFFKSGITPKNFGDIKNYFEKLSQDAQSRKKKDKFIVESSHNVDLIAQERKRNDKLVTGRVTLDVKTKRRVASIEKQRVSDLFIYLPNSLFDLRLSMSLEIPREMNDAAFETFKHRVSMERDKDRSSYIHPATATRIDLTKIKENQVTKYELELEINTPELLRSMNMVSDDPLYYVDLIQAFLDNGRIVTRQLKLTYITNDHTSKSYGLPKFNSPSSDGIFLSVVIPCYNEKNRLRSMLVEALEFLNDTYPNRYEILIIDDGSKDGTAEYALKLADEFKVDPHVMRAVQFVKNRGKGGAVCHGMQVARGEYVIFADADGASKFSDTRTMISAIQELDGMEPERKAAIAVGSRAHMVNTDAVVKRSFIRNLLMYGLHTLVYLFGIRDIKDTQCGFKLFNKLSVRNICPYMHTEGWIFDVEMMILAERQSISLKEVPISWHEVQGSKMALARDSINMGIDLVVTRMAYVLGIYADGNQKNRKVE; this comes from the exons ATGGATTTAAGAAACTTAATATCGAGAAATGACGACGAAGATGCCGCAACGAAACTGCGGATGGAAAAAGACAATGCTGCAGACACTACACTTCTACCAAAAGTTGCTATAACGTCAGATTCCATGAAAACTAAACTCCAGCCAAAGTTATCTATACACAATTTGATGAATAATGATGAAGCAAGCAAAAAGCCAGCTAAACCGGAACTTGCTTCAATTGTTACGAACAAAAATGACTTGCCTAGGGTACCGGGAGCTGAAAttaagaagagaagtaGTATAACAACAATAACTAAcgaggaagatgttgatATGGAGGGTCATAAGACGCCGAATGTGGCCAGAAGACAATCGAGTTCCACCTCTGTAACTCCAGGCGGATCTGTAGACCTGGtggaggtgaagaaggagaaggagagaatgTATTTAGATGGCGAAGCCAAACGGAAATCGAAACCAAAACGCTCTTTTaccattgaagaggaaattcagaacttgaagaagctgcAAGAAAAGGAAGCAGAGGAGAAGGTGCATTATAAACCCAGAAGATACAGTGAAAAGCCAAGCTGGGCCAAAGATTATATCCCCAAACTTTTTAAAGGTCTTCATCATAGTATGCTCTCTCTTTCTAATCCAACGAGGTTGACAGTTCCCTCGATTACAGGATCTATTCCAAGAAACGATTTCAATAAATTGGTTACAGAATGGATCTGGGCCAATATTCAGGGAGTTAAGCAGGACTTTGTCGATATTCCTCACATGGAAAGCTTTTTAGAATTGGAGTTGAAGGTCGGAACGATCTGGGATAAAGTCAAAGATAGAAGGCTTCAACTACCAGTCAATTCTGAATGTATTGTAGCACAAGAATTTATTCACCAGGATTGCTTTTTCAAAAGTGGAATAACGCCGAAGAACTTCGGCGATATCAAGaactactttgaaaagCTCTCTCAGGATGCACAGTcgagaaaaaagaaggataaaTTCATTGTGGAAAGTTCGCATAACGTTGATCTTATAGcacaagaaagaaagcgaAACGATAAACTTGTTACTGGAAGGGTGACGCTGGATGTGAAAACCAAACGACGTGTGGCAAGCATCGAAAAGCAAAGGGTTTCTGATCTATTTATTTACCTGCCCAATAGCCTGTTTGATTTGAGGCTATCCATGTCTTTGGAAATCCCGCGTGAAATGAACGATGCCGCGTTTGAGACTTTCAAGCACCGAGTGAGTATGGAGAGAGATAAAGATAGATCGAGTTACATCCATCCAGCAACGGCCACCAGGATTGATTTAACAAAGATTAAAGAGAATCAGGTTACAAAATATGAGTTGGAGCTAGAGATCAACACTCCCGAGTTGCTGAGGAGCATGAATATGGTGTCAGATGATCCTCTATACTATGTGGATCTTATTCAAGCATTCTTAGATAATGGCCGCATTGTTACTCGACAGTTAA AGTTGACCTACATTACCAATGATCATACTTCCAAGTCATACGGGCTTCCGAAATtcaattctccttcttctgatggaatatttctttctgtggTGATCCCTTGCTACAACGAGAAGAACCGATTGAGAAGCATGCTTGTGGAGGCTCTAGAATTTTTGAACGACACATACCCAAATAGATATGAGATTCTTATTATAGATGATGGATCGAAGGACGGGACTGCTGAATATGCGTTGAAGTTGGCAGACGAATTCAAAGTGGATCCACATGTTATGAGAGCGGTTCAGTTTGTGAAAAACAGAGGGAAGGGAGGTGCAGTGTGCCATGGAATGCAGGTGGCCCGTGGTGAGTACGTTATCTTTGCAGATGCGGATGGTGCGTCGAAGTTTAGCGACACTAGGACAATGATTAGTGCCATTCAGGAATTGGATGGAATGGAACCAGAGAGGAAGGCAGCCATTGCCGTAGGCTCAAGGGCTCATATGGTGAATACGGATGCTGTCGTgaaaagatctttcattAGAAACTTGCTAATGTATGGCCTTCATACCTTGGTCTACCTATTTGGTATTAGAGACATCAAGGACACACAATGTGGGTTTAAACTATTCAACAAGCTTTCTGTGAGAAATATATGCCCGTATATGCACACGGAAGGATGGATCTTTGATGtagagatgatgatcttggCGGAGCGTCAGAgtatttctttgaaggaggTTCCCATCAGCTGGCACGAAGTTCAAGGGTCTAAAATGGCTCTCGCCAGAGATTCCATTAATATGGGTATCGATTTAGTGGTTACGAGAATGGCTTACGTATTGGGGATTTATGCAGACGGAAATCAGAAGAATAGGAAAGTTGAATGA